In Fibrobacter sp. UWP2, the sequence GCGCTGGCGAATTTCCGCTTCGACTTTCTCGATTTCCACGCGTTTCTGGCGGGCTTCCTCCTTCTCTAGGGCGGCCTCCAGGTCGTCCGAGGCATCCTGGGCCAGTTCCTCGGCGGCGGCGCGGGCTGCAATGGCGGAATCGCTCTGCGCCGCCATGGAATCCTTAACCGCGTCGGTCATAATGACTTCGACGGTATCCTTCTTGATTTCCTCTTCCTCGTTCTCGTCTTCCTCGACCTCTTGACCGTTGCTCTCCTGGAGGGCAATGCTCGCCTGGTCGTCAATCTTTTCGATCTTCTTCTGCTCCGCTTCGTTCGGGGCCTTCATATAGACCGTATCGTTCTCGATCTTGACGAAAATCGCATCCAGTTCAACAGAATCGCCCATGACCCAGTAACGAACCGGCACTTCTCGCGTTATAGGCGCCGGGGGCGCGGCAGGTGCAACCGAAGACGAAGAAGCCGGGGCGGCGGACTCGGAAGAACCCGGAACAGTAGAATCAGGGGCATCAGAAACAACGGGTGCGACCGTATCGGGGGCAACACTTTCGGGAGCTTCCGCAGGAGCTGCGGCATCCCAATCATCACCTTGAGCCCAAGCGGGCAAAGACACCGCCAGGGCGAAGAACAAAGGAAAAATTTTCTTTATCATACTATAAAGATATATAAAAACACCTCAAGAGGAACGGTCAAAATCAAACGTCGCGTTTCCTGAGCTTGGCACAATATATGGGACCGCAGCCGTGAGTGCGGTCTGGCAACACGTGGACGCCCAGTTCCGTGCGGTCAGCGCCCTCGGGCAATTCTTCAACTTGGACTATTTCCATGGCGGGTCGCTTTTTTAAAATCTTCGCCACCACGGCATCGTTTTCGAGCGGAGCCAGCGCACAAGTGCCGTACACCAGTTCGCCTCCCGGCTTTAAAGCGTCACAGGCCGAAGCCAATAGTGAGCCCTGCTCCACCGAAAGCCTTTTCACTCGCTTGCTGGACCACTCGGCGAGGTGCGTCGGCGAGGCGAGCACGTGCCTATCCGAAGAACACGGGGCGTCCAGCAAAATGCGGTCGTACGACTCCTTTTTGTGAAGGCCGAACTTCACACCGTCGTAACCGGTCACGGTTATGTTCGTGCGCCACTCGGGCGGGAGCGAGTTCTCGAGCACATGCGACAGGCGAATCCGCCTATCCGGGGAGCGGTCGTTGCACTGGAGGCTCCCCTCGCCCTTGAGCATGGAAGCCAGTATCAGGGACTTGCCCCCCGGGGCGGCGCACATGTCCAGAACAGCCATTCCCGGTTCCACCGAGAGGGTTTTCGCGGCAAAGACCGAGGCCTCGTCCAGGTAATACGGCTCCGCGGCGCCGTCGAACCTGAGTTCCACGGCTCTGCCCTCGCCCTTCAAGGCCTCTAAAAGCGCCGGCCAGCGTTCTGCGTACACCTGCTCGAAGTAGTCAAAAAACTCCATCATCCCAAATATAAGAAAAACCCCTGTGTTATAGGCTCCTCGGCACCACACGTACTGAGAGTCCGGTCTCTTTCACAAGCGGTCTTGTAAAACAAGAAAAAGACCTTTGCAAAGCAAAGGTCTTTTTCTTGAGCTACCAGGATTCGAACCTAGACAAACAGAGTCAGAATCTGTTGTGCTACCGTTACACCATAGCTCAGTGTGGGCACAATTTTAGAAAAACTCTTTTAATTGTGCAAGGGGTACCCCCCAAATTATTTCAATGTAGGGGGCGTAAACGTCATCCACTGCTGGTCCAGGGGCTCACCGGCAGGGAGTTCCACATGGGTAATGGTGATGTACTGCTTTAACGGCGTCTTGGAGGTCTGGAGGGCATTCAAAACCTTGGCGTCACCTGTATAGAGAACGACATCCTGGGCTCCAGACGGCAAATCCAAGATTTTGAGCATGTTGCAGGTTACCGCACGAACGAAATGGGCGCTGCCCTTGATGCCAACGACCACGCTAATCGCCATGCAGTTGTCCGTCGAGGCCGTATCCTGCTTGTCAATCGTCAGCCTAACGCCGCTGTTCAAACCCGAGAGGTTGACCAGGGAGTCATTGCCCAGGAAAAGCGTATCGCCCAGGTTCCTGACTTCAGACTCCCTCACGTAACGGCTAAAGCCTCCCTCGGTAATCTTAGAATCCCTGCTCACGCGGCGGTATTCCACGCGGAAACTGTCGTAGGGGACCTCGGGAACCGGCATGTACCAGCGACCCGTACTGTCGGTCACCGTTTGAGCGACAAAAACCGTGGTATCGCCAGAGACCGTCGTGTCGCCAAATACAACGCCGAAACCGTAGATATCGGTAATCACCTGGACTTCCACGCCGGCGCATTCCTTACCGGACTTGCAATAGACCCTTCCGGAGATGCGGGACACGATTTCCTGTTCCTTTTTCTCTTCCTCGATAATGGAATCCACCTTGACCTTGGAACTCCAAATAAACGGACCAGCCACCAAGGTGTCTCCCGCCTTGAGCGTGTCTTCCATGCTCCAGTTGCGGAAAATCAAGGAGTCGGCAAAAGCAGATTCCTCGAGCTTGGACACGATTTGCGGGTCACCCGGGCTGAA encodes:
- a CDS encoding RsmB/NOP family class I SAM-dependent RNA methyltransferase, which encodes MMEFFDYFEQVYAERWPALLEALKGEGRAVELRFDGAAEPYYLDEASVFAAKTLSVEPGMAVLDMCAAPGGKSLILASMLKGEGSLQCNDRSPDRRIRLSHVLENSLPPEWRTNITVTGYDGVKFGLHKKESYDRILLDAPCSSDRHVLASPTHLAEWSSKRVKRLSVEQGSLLASACDALKPGGELVYGTCALAPLENDAVVAKILKKRPAMEIVQVEELPEGADRTELGVHVLPDRTHGCGPIYCAKLRKRDV